ataataggtttcaaaGCAGCCCAAAAACAACAAGGTTGCTAATAGGAATACCAAattgcttgggggtgtaccaaaatacACATAAGGAAAACAGTTCATCTCTTTTGGGTTGGTACACCCGCTGGGTAGCACGGACACGCCTAAAATGGTCAGGTGTCCGCGTCACACGGCGTCCGACACTTTGACTCGCGCGCTTCCTAGACAGACACAACAGTGACATTATATGCATATGTCACACTATTTTAATATAAGCGTCTACTAATAATGCTTGAacttttgtgtatgtactgtttTATTAGTATACATGCTTATTCTTATACAAATTTGTTATTTATCAAGGATTTACCAACATTATTGTTGAAGAAATATAATATATACATTTTAGTGTGAAATATTACTAATTTCATAATGTGTCCGAGTCCGAGTCCGAGtcctagtttttttttctttttctttttgcgaaTTCATTCGTGTCCACGTCAGTGCAACCCAGCCCCCGAGCAATTTCGTACTCCTATTAGCAATCTTGAAAAACAGGCACGGAGCCCTTGCTGATAAGCACGACATCATTTTCTGACGCAACCATCTCCGTGCCGCTCTAAAATCTCGAAATCTCACTTACACCCAAGTTCCCAACTCTTCTTCTCATATCCCGCcactctctttctttttctgcccTAAAACCCTCCATAAACCTTTCTCCCTCTCTCCCCAGTTTCGGCCGCACACTAAACTTTTAACCATGGAAGTTGTTGTTAGTAGTACTGGTGCTGTTATCGATCCCATGGATTTCAAAGTAAGTGAAGTATTGAAAGAGGTTCAGCTCGATTACGAGTCCCCTATTATAACCAAATTCATAGATGAAACTATTTCATCCATCAAAAAAGTTATCAACAAAATACCTCAAGATTTAAAGGTATATTTCTCGTTATTAAACCCTTGTTTTCATTCTccgtaattttatttatttattgttactTAATTACATCTTTGTTTGGTACGTAGGTTGGTTCAGATTTAGCATCAGGATTTATCAGAGATGTTAATGCTGATAAATTCGAGTTTAGTTTCAAGAAACCGGCATCGATTGAAATTGGTGGGAGTTATTCAATACAAGCTTTAACTAAGCCGTCTACTAGTATTGATCTTTTTATTCGTCTACCTAAGGTaagttgaaattttgattttcgGGGTTTGTTTGTATTTGATAATTTGATTAGGGTTTAGTAATTGAGaagcttttttgttttgtttgtttgttgtaggaatgttttcatgagaaggattaCTTGAATTATAGATATCATGCAAAGAGATGCCTTTATTTATGTATAATCAAGAAATATTTAAATGCTTCTTCAAAGATTAAAAAGATAGAATGGTCGACCATTCAAAATGAAGCCCGGAAACCTGTTTTGGTTGTGTATCCAGGTTTGTGCTATTCGTACCTCAGGCTCAGTTTAAGTTCCCATCGGTATATTGGATTGATAATTTGATTTCTAGTGTTCTGCACTCTGTTTAACTGTTTGAAAAAATGACAAAATctgtttggttattttagttcAGGAACCCGACGAAATCCCAGGTTTTTGTATTTGGTTGATTCCGACAGCTACATCTTTGTTCAGTGTTCCGAAACTAAATTTGGCACGAAGTAATGTACGTGCGCTTAATAAAGGTAATTCAAGTTTTATTAGTTTGTAGCTGTGACTTGGTTTCTTATTACATTTAAAGCAATATCGAACATTTCTGAACTAAACTATTGATCTCGTTACTTGGTCAGAAGGAATGGCTCCGCAAGCTACACCAAGGTACAATAGTAGCATTCTTGAAGATATGTTTTTGGAGGAGAACGCGGAATTTGTCCGAAAAACTTTTTTGGGATGGAAGGAATTGAGAGAGGCACTAATTTTGATAAAAGTATGTTTCAAAATTGTATCTTTCTGTCTAAGCTCAATTGGTTCGGTTTGTTATTCTTTCAAAGGAAAGTGTATGTAAGTTTTTTGTTTCTTATGGTTCAGGTGTGGGCTAGGCAGAGAACTTCTATTTATTCTCATGATTGCCTAAATGGATTCTTAATCTCTGTCATACTTTCATACCTTGCCACGGCATCAGGAGGAAATCGTGTCAACAAGTCAATGAAGACAGTGCAGATTTTTCGTGTCACATTGGATTTTATTGGTATGTTTATTCTCTTCATTTTGTTTGGCGCTTACCAATTGTGTGGTAGGTTCATGATTCGTTACGTGTATTGTccacttttttttatttgttggATCTCCTCTGTCAGTTCCTGTTATGAAATATAAATGTTAAGGTGGAAGGAGTTGGCATACAAAGCTTAAAAACATCGGAACTTTTCTGTCTTTGTTAGCTTAAAATTTGGAGCCGTTTTCATCACACGCCTTCGTATTTGTGACATTTCTATGTTGACCCATTTAAGTACGACCTAAAGAGAGTTTCCAGAGGATGATCATTGATAAAGattccctgattatcatcatttgATACCTAAACGTAAACTAATGATATAATGCAGTGACACTTTCTCTACTGAGTTGTAATGTTGTTCAGGTTTTACATATTCCTTGTGTATCTACCAGCAAGTGCAAGCTGGTATTCATCTTTGCTTTATAAGACCTCCTTTAGAAattaaaaaagatgaaaaatgatACAAGATGAATTCTCTTTGTTGGTTTGTTATACTAGTCTAGTTGATAACTAACTTTTAGCTTTCATCACATTAACTTTGTTAAATCTAGTCACTGAaatttgttcaccttgattctcTACAGCCAATTCAAAGTTATGGGACAAGGGTCTTTTGCTGCAGCCCCATAATCAAAGTAACCTGTCAAAGGAGGTTTGTAAATCATATCGTCATTTTTAGATGGTTGACCTTAACTCATTGTGTAACATTGCGCAACATGTATCCGTAAAAACTGTGGGACTCTTCTGCTGCATCTCAGGGAGTAATTACATCTTCTACACTTAGGTTGAGGTTAATGGTTTATCATTATTTATGGATACCTGTGGATTTGTAGGAGAGAAAGCAATATCAGCAATTGTTTCCCGTAGTTCTATGTGATTCATCATCTCAACTTAACCTGGCATTCCGGATCACAAAGCATGGCTTCTCAGAGGTACCCTATGTTCACATTTTTATGTCTGATTCTCATTACTAGGAGGGTTTTGTCTCTGTCCCTATGACACCTATCTAACACAATCTCCATTTGTCTTCATGAAACTCAAGCTCCGAGATGAGGCTGCACAGACACTTAATTGTATAGACAAATATAGAGATGGTGGATTTGAAGAGGTTTTCATGACTAAGGTTGACTTCGCTGCCAAATATGATTACTGCATAAGGTAATTTTATGACTAGTGTTTGGCCTTTTAATTCATAGGGTGTGAAGATGTAACGAATTTTTTGATTGCTACCCCTGGTTGAAGGTTTAAATCAGTTTTCGGTTTCACTTCTAGTTTCTTCGTGGAGATGTGTCTTATCCCTAGTTCACTGTTCTATTTCTTTTTTAGAATAAAAGCGGACGAGAGTAAGGAGGTGTATGCCTCTGGATTTTGTTTAGATGAAGAGTGCTGGAGAACATACGAGGAGAAGGTGCACTCTCTTCTGGAACAAGCACTTGGTGACAGAGCAAAATCTATTCGGGTTACTTGGAGAAGCTGTCCCTCACAGTGGAAAATTGAAGATGTATCTGATCCAGCTCTAGCTTGTGTTGTTTTCATGCTGTGTGATATTATAATTTTCCAAATGATGAGCTTTTATATCTGGTTTCTAGGGCTTCTCTGAGTTTAGTACTAGTCCTTTGGTTGTGGGAATTTTAACTAGCGCTCCTGAGAAGAGCTTTAGAGGGGTTGATGTTGGCCCAAATGCTGAGAACAAAGAAGAGGTaccagattcttcttcttctctacatTGTTGTTTtaatgttgttcttttgttttgttggTTTAGATTTCATCTCTAAGATTTTTATTTTGCGTTGATAGGCTCTCAAGTATAGAAAGTTTTGGGGAGAGAAGGCCGAGCTTCGTAGATTCAAAGATGGCATTATTGCAGAAAGCACAGGTAGTCTGCTTTAACTTATGATAGCTATCAATGGTTTAGTGTTCCTGTGTTGAGATGACTGATGTGCTACAAACTTATGTTGCACGGAACAGTATGGGAATGTCAGCATTGGGAAAGGCACCTCATTATCAAAAGAATCTGTGATTACATTCTTTCTCGACATCTTGCCTTACCCGAAGAAAAGATAACATGCGTCGCTGAACAACTTGACTTTTGCCTTCTTCTTGGTGGTAAAGGTAATGCCATAACCCAACAACCAGCTAACACGTGTTttcatttttcgtttttttttttttttttttttttttttttttttttgctttttctttttcctgTTAAAGCTTATACTCAGTTAAGTATATTGGTACCAATTTCAGATTCAGTCTCATTTCATGGAAGCCTTCTTGCGGCTTTTGAGGTTTTATCAAAGCGTTTGCGCAGTATAAAGGATATTCCTTTGAGTGTATCTAGTGTGCAGCCTTTAGACGCAGGTTAACTTTTCTATCCCACAACATTTTTACTAAAGTTAATATGGCATATCCCACAATATTTTTACCAAAGTTAATATGGAAATGAGTAGGAATATTGATGGTATCTTCTTTATCAGTTTCATTATAATTAATCATAGTGAATATAGTCAGAAGAAGTGCAAGTTCCCCTGTATTTACTGTAGAATCCTTACTTTGCATATACCGTGTTTTCTGAAGTTTCGCCTGTTTAAAATACTAGATAGCAATAACTGATATCTATTGCACTTAATACTTATTTATCTACCTTATATTGCCTGTTTACATTCTACCTCAGCCTTTCGTTCCACATCTGTTTTTCTTCCTGCACCTCATCCTCTTGCTAACGGAAAGGTCAAAGGCCGAACTTCCCAGCTCCCCTCCACTTGTATACAACCAGTGGAAGTTATGATCCAGGCAAGTTGATGCTAGATCTTAATTTGGTTTCCGTTATTGTTACTTAATTCTTATCACGCCTGAAGGTTTCTATTTATTATTGTTTAGTTGGAGGGTTCAGGGAACTGGCCAATGGATGATGTTGCCATTGAGAAGACTAAACATGCATTTCTTCTACAGATTGGAGACAGGTGTGTTATTGAAAGGTTTTCCTTGTTTTGGGGAATGTTTAAATCCAtcattatctttctttttttacctatttctGAAATTCATGATACCATGAGTCAGTCTCCAAAAAAGTTGGGGTTCTCGTTGTATTGCTTCTGAGGATGAGGTGGATGTCCTGATGTCTGGATACACATTTCGTCTAAGAATCCTGCACGAAAGAGGCCTGAGCTTGGTGAGAAAGAAAGGTGAGGCTTCTTGTTATGTATTACTTTTCTTGATATTCTGTTACATATTTATATCTGGAGCTATACTCTTTCTTATGTTGTATTCATGTGATTTCACTGTTCTAGTGGGCAATGAACGGATGAAGCGGATCACTTCTGGAGATAAGGAACTCTTTATCCGTGGGCAGCATTCTAGCATGATCAATGGTTTGCTTGGTCGTTACCCTGTATACGGGCCTGTTGTCCGGTGAGTTTGCAAACCTTCAATGTATCTTCACAAAACTTATACACTGTAAGAAACAGTCTGCAATTATTGTTGGACTTGTTCCATGAGCCTTACATGTCACTGTATTTTCTTTGAAGCCTTGCAAAAAGGTGGATTTCTGCTCATCTCTTTTCGTCATTTGTGGAAGAGGAGGCAGTAGAATTGTTGGTTGCATACCTCTTTTTGCGACATCTACCATTCTATGCTCCTTCCTCCCGGATAACTGGATTTTTGAGGTAAATGTCCCAAAGTGCTACTTATTTACTTCTATCTGTATACATGTGAATTTATACAGTCTTCTGGATTCTGTATTTTATTTTAAGTTATGAGCAAAAAGGAATGAGTTGCTGTGATAGTAACTTGTGGTACAGTTAGAATGAGCAAGAGTTGGATCAAGCCACAGTAAAGACTGAATTCCTTGTTTGTTGTTCTACTTGTGAAGTGCTTTTAATTGCGTTCATTTGTTTTACTATCAGTCCAGTTGTATTTCCTTATGTATTTCTATTTGTATTTGTGATCTCATTGCTGCTTTGTGCTGTTATTGGTGATGTGCTCTCTGATGGTCGATATGTTGATTGACAGGTTCTTACGGTTGCTGTCAAACTATGATTGGACCttttctcctttaatcgtagacATAAATGGTGATATGACTTCAAAAGATGAAAAGGAGATATATGTAAGAACCATAACTCCGAAACTCTGATTTTGGAAAATAACATTCTTCAGGGTTTCCAGAAGTTTCAAACTACACTGTTTCTTTCACTTTAGTGGCTATTAATTGTATGCTTCAATGGGATAGGAGAACTTTATGACTAGCAGAAAAGCTTACGAAGAAAGTCCGCAGAATTTGGATAGATCAATGTTTTTGGCCACGTCATATGACAAGTCATCCGAAGCTTGGACGAAATATTCACCAAACTCATCTGTAAGTAAACACCAACACTTTTAAAGTTAAAGCTTTGCTCATGATTAAGGAACTCATCTTTCCGTGTATTAGCCATTTCTAGTCTACTCTTAAATACTCTCATTTCATGGAGTGACGGTTATTTTTTTTTGGTGGGATTTTCTTGATTACAAAAAAAAAGGAGCTTAAAAGGATGGTTGCTTATGCAAAAACGGGTGCGGAGTTATTGACAGACCTTATTGTTCACGATCAAACTGATCCTCAAAAAACATGGAAGGTTAGTGTTACACATGGATTCAGGATGATGGCTTCGTCTCAACTTGAGCCGAATCTTGGCCTATCCTATGCTTTCTTatattttgtaatttttaatttcCTTGTTATTgatcagaaaatattttcttcgtGATATGCAATTTGGACTTGCAGAGTTTGTTCCGGACACCTTTGAACTTGTACGATGCTGTAATTCTCTTGCATAGGCATAAACTAGCTTTTCCTCAACGCTTGCTTTCCCGCCCTGAAACGGTTCCCGGTGAAATGATAAAAGGTTCTTATATAACTCTTCTGCTAGCACGACAGATAATACTGGCATTTCATGCTTTATGTCATAAGGTCTCAAATTATGCATGTTGTTTTGCAGCAAAGCACGTGGCTGAAGGAAAAGCTAGCAAGGACTTTGATCCTTTTATGTTGTGTGGCGACTTGGAAGAAATGAAAAAGAATCTAATGGTGAACTTTGATCCAGTCCGTTGCCTTGTCAACAATCTAAAGGTAATAGTAAAACTTTTACCTTCGCCCAAAACCAATTGCGATAAGAAATATAAAACATATTTACTGACCTTTCCAACTAACTGTGCAGGAAGAATTCCCCGAAACGTTCaagttgtggtatgattcagtaGGGGGCGACGCTATTGGTTTGACATGGGATAAGCTTGATTCCAAGGTAATAAAAAGGGACCCGAAACTCGCTCTATTTTATCTAACCGAAACCGAGTAGTAATATGAGTAAGCTTGTAaagtgtgttttttttcttcttctttccggtACTAACATGTAATATAAATATTGCAGAAGAGAGCAAGAGAAGAAATGGACGACGACGAGAACGACAAAAGACAGGATCCAATAGATGTGCTGAGAAATGTGGGTGAAGTTGGTAGAGGATTTGTAAGGAGTGTTTATTTATTCAAATCTCCTAGACTCCAGAACTGAAATTACACACATTCATACATGTTGTGATATTGTATTTTTTACAATTTATTTATCTATTGATTTAGCTGTTTTGGTTTTATGCTCATCTCGATCTGTCTGCTCTGACATGGCCGGCACTGTTGTCGTTTTAATCTAACTTGGGTATTGTGGCATTGTTCGGATATAAGGAACCGACAAGCTAAATAACTGCTTTTACCGCCAATGAATGTTAAACTTCCATTTATATCCTTTTTCTTCCCCAATAACACTAGAAGATCCACAATGACCAAACGGTATTTACGTAATTGAGTAATTTTCTCTACATTCATTTTTTACATTACAAACAGTAGAATCTGGCTTCAATGATCTAAATATTTCCtggtaaaccctaatt
This is a stretch of genomic DNA from Papaver somniferum cultivar HN1 chromosome 1, ASM357369v1, whole genome shotgun sequence. It encodes these proteins:
- the LOC113288007 gene encoding nucleolar protein 6-like, with product MEVVVSSTGAVIDPMDFKVSEVLKEVQLDYESPIITKFIDETISSIKKVINKIPQDLKVGSDLASGFIRDVNADKFEFSFKKPASIEIGGSYSIQALTKPSTSIDLFIRLPKECFHEKDYLNYRYHAKRCLYLCIIKKYLNASSKIKKIEWSTIQNEARKPVLVVYPVQEPDEIPGFCIWLIPTATSLFSVPKLNLARSNVRALNKEGMAPQATPRYNSSILEDMFLEENAEFVRKTFLGWKELREALILIKVWARQRTSIYSHDCLNGFLISVILSYLATASGGNRVNKSMKTVQIFRVTLDFIANSKLWDKGLLLQPHNQSNLSKEERKQYQQLFPVVLCDSSSQLNLAFRITKHGFSELRDEAAQTLNCIDKYRDGGFEEVFMTKVDFAAKYDYCIRIKADESKEVYASGFCLDEECWRTYEEKVHSLLEQALGDRAKSIRVTWRSCPSQWKIEDGFSEFSTSPLVVGILTSAPEKSFRGVDVGPNAENKEEALKYRKFWGEKAELRRFKDGIIAESTVWECQHWERHLIIKRICDYILSRHLALPEEKITCVAEQLDFCLLLGGKDSVSFHGSLLAAFEVLSKRLRSIKDIPLSVSSVQPLDAAFRSTSVFLPAPHPLANGKVKGRTSQLPSTCIQPVEVMIQLEGSGNWPMDDVAIEKTKHAFLLQIGDSLQKSWGSRCIASEDEVDVLMSGYTFRLRILHERGLSLVRKKVGNERMKRITSGDKELFIRGQHSSMINGLLGRYPVYGPVVRLAKRWISAHLFSSFVEEEAVELLVAYLFLRHLPFYAPSSRITGFLRFLRLLSNYDWTFSPLIVDINGDMTSKDEKEIYENFMTSRKAYEESPQNLDRSMFLATSYDKSSEAWTKYSPNSSELKRMVAYAKTGAELLTDLIVHDQTDPQKTWKSLFRTPLNLYDAVILLHRHKLAFPQRLLSRPETVPGEMIKAKHVAEGKASKDFDPFMLCGDLEEMKKNLMVNFDPVRCLVNNLKEEFPETFKLWYDSVGGDAIGLTWDKLDSKKRAREEMDDDENDKRQDPIDVLRNVGEVGRGFVRSVYLFKSPRLQN